GAGCGCGCCTCGGCCTCCTCGATGGCGGACTCGACGACGGCCACGAACAGGCCTTCCTTGTCGGCGAAGTGCCGATACACGGTGACCTTCGACGCGTCGGCCTTCAGATGTTGCGGCATGACCTAAGTGAACTGAG
This genomic interval from Euzebyales bacterium contains the following:
- a CDS encoding TetR/AcrR family transcriptional regulator, which gives rise to MPQHLKADASKVTVYRHFADKEGLFVAVVESAIEEAEARSRWMVDGSPTARIWPRNCVPSPGSTWPSSPSRTWCGCCAC